The following coding sequences lie in one Glycine max cultivar Williams 82 chromosome 19, Glycine_max_v4.0, whole genome shotgun sequence genomic window:
- the LOC102660007 gene encoding uncharacterized protein, which produces MCLVRDKDEMLPLHFAAMRGRVEVIRELIKAKPNSIREMTETDDGSVLHLSIRYNHLEALKLRVESLRDDHHFLSLKDKEDNSLLHLAVKRRQIKIIKYLLSLSEMSMEINALNREGLKAMDMLERYQTDFVSQHTFIEGVEKPANEGIAQVVSSATLISNKEKTALPTYRRQQNSSQAQSITIELVQLDPPPQPSPQQTSSSSQTNINNIPEPPQPSPSNGPHQLQHVTSQNITSEQGQDKWNRFERFCKRNPSRSSLCSFSISNCPS; this is translated from the exons ATGTGTTTGGTTCGTGACAAAGATGAGATGCTTCCTCTCCACTTTGCTGCAATGAGAGGGCGCGTGGAAGTCATCAGGGAGTTGATCAAAGCCAAACCAAACTCTATTCGGGAGATGACCGAAACTGATGATGGTTCTGTTCTTCACTTGTCCATTCGCTATAACCATCTCGAGGCTCTGAAATTGCGAGTGGAATCACTGAGAGATGACCATCATTTCCTATCACTCAAAGACAAAGAGGATAACTCTCTTCTGCATTTAGCAGTGAAACGCAGACAAATCAAG ATCATTAAATACTTGCTTTCCCTATCCGAAATGAGTATGGAAATAAATGCTTTGAATAGGGAGGGTTTAAAAGCTATGGACATGTTGGAGCGCTATCAAACAGATTTTGTGAGCCAACACACTTTTATTGAAGGAGTTGAAAAGCCTGCAAATGAAGGTATAGCACAAGTAGTTTCCTCAGCAACCCTAATCAGCAATAAGGAAAAAACGGCTTTGCCAACATATAGACGACAACAAAATTCCTCACAAGCACAAAGCATAACTATTGAACTTGTACAACTAGATCCTCCTCCACAACCCTCACCTCAACAAACATCATCATCCTCACAAACCAACATTAATAATATTCCTGAACCACCACAGCCCTCACCAAGCAATGGTCCTCATCAGCTCCAACATGTGACTTCACAAAACATCACAAGTGAACAAGGACAAGATAAATGGAACAGGTTTGAGAGGTTCTGCAAACGTAATCCATCAAGAAGCAGTTTGTGCAGTTTCTCAATCTCCAATTGTCCTTCATAA
- the LOC100820347 gene encoding LOW QUALITY PROTEIN: ankyrin repeat-containing protein ITN1 (The sequence of the model RefSeq protein was modified relative to this genomic sequence to represent the inferred CDS: inserted 1 base in 1 codon; substituted 2 bases at 2 genomic stop codons), protein MRELYEASLNGCVSTLDTLIKKDPPILSRVSLYPFTETPLHIASLLGHLEFCQILLQNSPNLATELDSKGRCSLHLASAKGHTEIVKALLRTKPEMSLVRDKDAMLPFHFAAIRGRVGAIKELIEEKPNSIQEMIESDDGSVLHLCVRYNHLQALNLLVESLRGEHQFLSAKYKEDSTILLSAVKHRQIKVESPQKKFSSAKYSVIVIFMYTLQIIKYLLSQSITSEQQGHGKWNRFEKFCRTYLLDQGNWIDKKTREQLMVAATVIATMTFQSMISPPGGVWQTDTHKSQDGCSCPNXAGTAVVGYAWPPAFLIFVFFXFFASLCVMLVLMSGFPLENKVVMWILAVLMIVAASCMLFTYMXALGLVSRIENLGYLLVGTWAMLLVLVGLIQTSRIVFWARSRRKSSTNAPLSHIN, encoded by the exons atgagaGAACTCTATGAAGCTTCATTAAATGGATGTGTGAGTACCTTagacacattaataaaaaaagacccTCCTATTCTAAGCAGAGTTTCACTCTACCCCTTCACTGAAACCCCATTACACATAGCCTCCTTGCTTGGACATTTAGAGTTTTGTCAGATTCTTCTTCAGAATAGTCCCAATTTAGCCACTGAATTGGACTCAAAAGGGCGTTGCTCTCTTCATCTGGCTTCAGCTAAAGGGCACACTGAAATCGTGAAAGCGCTTTTGAGGACAAAACCAGAAATGAGTTTGGTGCGCGACAAAGATGCGATGCTTCCTTTCCATTTTGCTGCAATTAGAGGGCGCGTGGGAGCCATCAAAGAGTTGATCGAAGAGAAGCCAAACTCCATTCAAGAGATGATAGAAAGTGATGATGGTTCTGTTCTGCACTTGTGCGTTCGCTATAACCATCTCCAGGCTCTGAATTTGCTAGTGGAATCACTGAGAGGTGAACATCAATTCTTATCAGCCAAATACAAAGAGGATAGCACTATTCTGCTTTCAGCAGTCAAACACAGACAAATCAAGGTAGAATCCCCCCAAAAGAAATTCAG TTCAGCTAAATATAGCGtaattgtaatatttatgtATACTTTGCAGATCATTAAATATTTGCTTTCACAAAGCATCACAAGTGAACAGCAAGGACATGGTAAATGGAACAGATTTGAGAAGTTCTGCAGAACGTACCTGCTAGACCAAGGTAATTGGATAGACAAAAAGACAAGGGAGCAATTGATGGTGGCAGCTACTGTGATTGCAACCATGACTTTTCAATCAATGATAAGTCCACCCGGTGGTGTATGGCAAACCGATACTCATAAATCCCAAGATGGGTGTTCTTGCCCTAACTAAGCAGGCACTGCGGTTGTGGGTTATGCTTGGCCACCGGCTTTTCTGATATTCGTTTTCT AATTCTTTGCGTCTCTTTGTGTGATGCTGGTTCTCATGAGCGGGTTTCCGCTGGAGAACAAGGTCGTTATGTGGATCTTGGCAGTTTTGATGATCGTTGCAGCTTCGTGTATGCTCTTCACGTACATGTGAGCATTGGGCTTGGTTAGTAGAATTGAAAATCTTGGCTATCTTTTGGTTGGTACTTGGGCTATGTTGCTTGTGCTTGTTGGTTTGATTCAAACAAGTCGAATAGTGTTCTGGGCAAGGTCACGCCGCAAGTCCTCAACAAATGCTCCGCTGAGTCACATTAACTAA
- the LOC100819813 gene encoding two-component response regulator 24, with product MEPRQLTALIVEDDMVIRMVHQKILNSVGLKIQVAENGKEAIEIHGSGQSFDLILMDRDMPVMNGIEATKTLRSMGINSMITGVSTRSVAAHIREFMEAGLDDYVEKP from the exons ATGGAACCTCGTCAGTTAACAGCACTTATTGTTGAGGATGACATGGTGATTCGAATGGTTCATCAAAAGATTCTGAACAGTGTTGGATTGAAAATTCAAGTCGCGGAAAACGGAAAAGAAGCTATAGAAATTCATGGCTCCGGACAAAGTTTTGACCTAATTCTCATGGATAGGGATATGCCCGTGATGAATGGCATTgag GCCACAAAGACACTTCGATCAATGGGGATTAATAGCATGATTACTGGTGTATCAACACGCTCAGTGGCAGCGCATATACGAGAATTTATGGAAGCAGGACTAGATGACTACGTAGAGAAGCCTTGA